AATTATTCAAGAATTAATTTTGAATTAATACTGCCATTTGTTGTGAAAATATCAATAAAATAAATTCCTGACGCGAAATTTTCTACTTGAATTGTTATATTATTTATTTTGTTATATAATTTTTGAAATACAGTTTTTCCTGATAAATCTTTAATTGTAATTTGTTGTATCTTATTAATTGCATTTGTTTGTATTGAAATCTTTTCTTTTGCAGGGTTAGGAAAAATGTTAATATTTAAATTATTATTTAAAGTTTCTTCGCTTGATGAGGAAGGTAAAAGAAAGATTGGAGCCGACCATAAATAATCTTCATCAGTTTGTTTTGCTCTAATAAAAATCCAACTCGAATTGCTTGTGTTTATTTGAAAAGTTGTATCAAGTGATGAATGATTTACAGAAAAGGAAGCTAGAATTGTATTATTGCTTGAAATAATTGAAACATTATTCCAAATTTCATTATCATCATCACTTAATGTGAAATGTATTACAGCATTTGCAGATTTTGTGGCAAAACTGCCCATATTATGACCGTTTAAAGTCATCCAGACTTTTGCGTTTTTGTCCATAGTAGAAAATGTTCTGCGGTTATATAGTGCATCAATTATAGAATTATATGTCAATGAACTTGCATAAATTCCAGTTCGTGTATCGTCAAGATTGCCCCATGTCCAGTCGTGATTATCCTGATTATTTGTTGCAGATACATGCCATCCGTTATTTAAGGCAAGCTGGTAATATGAATCGTCTGAGAATTTCTTTACTTCAATTAGCCTGAAAATAGAATCAATGGTTGCTGTTTTATATGCAAAATTATTCCAGTTATTTGTTCCCAATAACCCGGGATGATTAAATTGTGCTATTGCATTTTGTTGATTTTGCAGGTCAGC
Above is a genomic segment from Bacteroidia bacterium containing:
- a CDS encoding CehA/McbA family metallohydrolase; this translates as MYKLFFSLILFILVYSTNAQFNIYYGNLHSHTDYSGGVGVPLNAYSYANNVANIDVLAVTDHLESIYYSSYEWDSLKISANLSTVNNVFVGMAGFEWTSPTINHVNVFNTTNMTSPLNVNNWDAFLADLQNQQNAIAQFNHPGLLGTNNWNNFAYKTATIDSIFRLIEVKKFSDDSYYQLALNNGWHVSATNNQDNHDWTWGNLDDTRTGIYASSLTYNSIIDALYNRRTFSTMDKNAKVWMTLNGHNMGSFATKSANAVIHFTLSDDDNEIWNNVSIISSNNTILASFSVNHSSLDTTFQINTSNSSWIFIRAKQTDEDYLWSAPIFLLPSSSSEETLNNNLNINIFPNPAKEKISIQTNAINKIQQITIKDLSGKTVFQKLYNKINNITIQVENFASGIYFIDIFTTNGSINSKLILE